CAATCCCACCTCCAGGATTCCATCTGCTTCCTCCACACATTCCTCCCCCCCTCACTATCCTTGGGCCTCCTCCAACTATGGCagcccctccctctatcctacATCCAGTTTACCCATATCCCTTGAATACGCTGCACACTGTGCATATGGACAAGGTGAATGGTCTGCCTGGGTGTGGCAGTGTGCCAGTGTCTTTTACTGGGCAACCCTGGCCCCTGCCTCCCTTCATGCCCACCTTCAACCCCTCTGTGcccccgccaggctacctgcctctgcAGGAGGACCCTCATAAGGCCACAGTGGAAAAGGTGCTGGCTGTCATTACGGAGGAGCTTAAGTCCATCGTGAAGAGAGACATCAACCGTAAAATGGTTGAGGGGGTAGCCTTCAGGGCGTTTGATGAGTGGTGGGATGGCCAGGAGCAGAAAGCTAAGGTGAGCTACTACCTAGTTGAAGTTCAGTATAGTTGAAGATACAGAACTCTTCTACACCACAGCAAATGATCTGTTTTGATACTTGTGTTTTTTTGCTATAATGTTCATAATGCTTCTTCATTTCGTCATTTTTCAGATTGCTGTAAGTCTTGTGAATGCCAGAGAGGGTAGAGTGGAGGTGAGGGCCAAACCAAGAGACTCCCTAAGACAGAACATTGGCCCGCGTGGTGCCACCAACCTGCCTTCCTTCAAGGTAGGCTTCTGCTGCTACAACTAAACGTATCATGAAGGAGCTCAAACAAGGTacagtgtgactgtgtctgtggaGGTGATTATCATGATTATCGTGACTTGTGTTCATGTGTAGGTAAAGAAGAAAGAGTCCGACGAATCGACTGCCTCAGAGGACCCCAAAAGAAAGTGTCCCTACACACCTGTTAATGATGCACATGAGAGTGCTGGTTAGTGCTGTGCATTCGGACAAGGCAACATATTTACTCCCCAGTATGATTTCAATTGGTTTTACAATGAGAATATTGTGAATGCTTAGCacgctttctttctctttccccttAGAGCTGGAGAGTAATATAACGAATCACACATTGGACAGGTCCCCAAAAACTGGAACTATTCCAGCTGTGAGGCGAAGACATGCAAGGCCACTGGAGCTGGACagtgagggggaagaggagagcagagagaaagagggggagccaACAAGAGACAAAGAGGAGGATACTGTGGAAGCAGACAAGGTTCCCCAACGCCAGGTGCACAGAGGTTTCCAGCTGTCAATCAACAGCAATACCGAAATGCcaaatgtatttaatcaaatTATATGTTTAAGTTGCATTAActagtttatttttaatttttttcagCAGAGGGATGAGAATGATGACAGTGAACAAAAAGAGGAAGAAGTGGACgaggatgaagatgatgatgaagatgatgatgaagatgtggTCTTCTCTAAAGTTACAAGAGGATTACAGTCTCCAAATGAGGGTAATGTTTAAGAAGCTTTGAGTTTTTGTCTTAAGGGGCTTTAATAGTTGCTTAATAAATCTACTTCAATAAATCTGTTACACATACTGAAATGCACATTATTGTTTTCTCATTTACCAGAAGTTGCCAGGGTAAGCCTCTCAGAGGTAGAGTCTTACTCCTCAGAAGACAGTGAATACCTCTCAGAGTCTGACTCCTCTGACTCCTCCTTTGAGGAAAGTGAAGACTTCTCAGACTATGACTCCAGTTCTGAccaggagacagaggaagaggaggagacagatggagatgCTGATGAGGTCAACAGGGAGGTAGAGTGTGTGGTGTTGTCATCAGATGAGGAGGAGATGGATCTGGAGCCCCCGGCTACACCCTCAGCCCCTCTTACCCCAGGCACAGAGCTGGACCTACTGGATGGGTCAGAGCCGGTCCTGAGGGATCAGCCTTGGGAGGAGAAGCACTCAGTCTGTCTGACTCGAGATGTCTTTGGGCGCACCAGCTGCACAAGCCGACCTGACCCAGGGATGGAGCTCCTGTCCAGTGAGCACCACCATGATCTCCAGGCCCCCTCACCCATAGGCCTGCCAGGTAGATTTTAAATACATGCATGTATtggtaaataataataaaagtgCTCTTCAATAACATTCAAACAACTCTTATGTATGCATTTAAAGCCTGACAGCAATTACAGGGATTAGATTCAACAAAACAGAGTGTTTATTTTCCTCTACCAGCAGTGGTGGAGCCTGATTTTGCAGTGGAGATAGATAGCCCTGAATGGAGCGTTGAGTCACCAGATAACGTGGAGAACCTCCGGCCTCTCACCCCCACTGGCTCTCTGGGGGACAGCGACTCAGACCTACTGTTCAAGAGCAAACCAACCCCCCCTGCTGTGGAGGAGGTGGAACTGCCACACACTCCTGGTCGGGGAGCAGAGGCCCTCCTTGAGAGTGAGGAGGACTCTATGGAccacctcctctccttttcccgcACAGACAGTGAGCCTTTGTCCCAGAGCCGCCCCACTCATCCCCCTGCCTTAGCCTCGTACCCAACATACGAGGACATGCCCAAAACACCAGGGACAGATGAGAGGGGTCTATGGAATCCCCTTACCCCCTGGAGGGTGCCAGTGACACCGGGGAGAGATTCAGGCCTCACAGAGGGAGGCCCGGGGTTTAGTCCCACTCCCTGTAACCctttcccccttccctccctgtgCACCGGCCTTTACATCAGGACCCCACAAACTCCTGGGAGGGACTTCATCCCAACCAAGAGAACACACAGGAATACCACCGTTATGTTGGCCTCTTCACAGAGGACAAATGGTGCTCCTTTATCCCGTGATGAAATGCTTACAGACTCACCTGTTTTAGCTTCTTCTCCTAGCAGCCTGTCTGAGTCATCAGCAGAGACTTCTGGCCATGGGTATGTGTGGCTTAATCCTAATCCTGGGTCCCAGAGGAAGTTACCCCTGCAGGGCCTGGAGAACTGGTCAGGGCTGGCGGATgtggagaaccagagagagatggaggagtgttCCTGGAGGAGGGTACAACCAAGAATGAGGCGGAAGATGAGGCGGAAGATGAGGCGATGGCAAAGGATGAGGTCAGTGCAGAGAGCCATGCCCTCTGTCTTCTCGGCCAGTCCCTGTCGTCGGTCACGAAGTGAGGAGATGACTGTCCTCCACAGTGTCTGGAAGGAGGGCCTGGATGAGGAGGATTCCAAGCTGCTGCAGGTCACCTATGACAGGCTGCTACAGCAGGACAATGGCTTCAGCTGGCTCAGTGACACTCTATGGGTCCCCCACCCTCATATCCTTTACTACAGAGCTGTTATTACCATACTGTCACTGGACACTGATACACTAATGGGATCTCAACTGTTATTGTGTATGTTTTAGAAATAATTTCTTATAGACTAAGTGTTGCAAATTGAAATTAATTAAGAATTGCATACATATTCCTCTATACATCAGTGAATTATTGTCTAGTTCCCTTGACCCCTTTGCACTCACCAGAGTCTTGACGGAGAAGAGGAAGGAGCTCAATGATTGGATGTGGGACCATGTGACAGGATCTGCCCGCAGCGAGGGCTTTTACAAAATCAGCAAGAATGACAAAATAAAATACCTCAACAGCACGTGTTTGAATACAGACCAGCCCTCTGCAGACACCCAGGTATTCAGAGAGGAACAGCTCTTACCCCATGTTAATGTATGCCATACCTGATAATTGACTGCTTTGATAATGGACAATATTTAATTTCTGCAGGGGGTAGGTCTTTCAGGCCAGCCGCACCCTTCCCTGCGGTCTGGGTCTGAGTTCAGGTCTGAACAACGCCGTCTGCTCTCCTCCTTCAGCTGTGACAGTGACCTGCTCAGGTTTAACCAGCTTAAGGTCAGTCAACCACTCATCTGTgcccagacagacagtacagttCAGTGTATCTCTCTGCAGACGACATGAGGCTTTAGTCACAGACGATATTCCTGTGTTTCAGTTCCGCAAGAAGAGGATTCGTTTCTGCCGCAGTCACATCCATGACTGGGGCCTGTTTGCCCTGGAGCCCATAGCAGCAGATGAGATGGTGATTGAGTATGTGGGCCAGTGCATCAGACAGGTGAGACACAGACTGGGCCACAGTACCCAGTAAATAGGTAGGACAATAAGGGACATGAAGTAAGGGGCACAGCAGACTGGTGTAACATTTTGATACATATTCATTTACATGTACATTTCATCTAGAGCTAATTCTGAACTGAGTGACTTGTGTGAATGGACACGCCACCCCTCTCCTC
The genomic region above belongs to Oncorhynchus mykiss isolate Arlee chromosome 6, USDA_OmykA_1.1, whole genome shotgun sequence and contains:
- the LOC110525298 gene encoding histone-lysine N-methyltransferase SETD1B, with the translated sequence MEINHQVNHGEKHPQHWRSCKLIVDPALKNGFYKVYRYDGHHFNMPDLGAFPVDTVRDPRICRLWTKFRDTDLLVPKFKIDEYYVGPPKEVTFARLNDNVREGFLTDMCIKYGQIEEVEILYNPKNKKHLGIAKVIFDTVKAAKDTVEHLHDTSVMGNIIHVELDPKGKNRMRYFHLLVSGLYTPSTLPLGSDEHTLQRLTERLQDSKPLQKLTDGSSSLTRSISSPTSVATPLSLDTAYSSIWQDTPGSFGQTPLSQGTPHTPCLSGTPLSQDSCYSSQHTTPVHQVTQGEHSSYGAHRRLRRDVCYRQPGRPYMRSHHQSSELSSLLKHLQPHRPLQPQTQVASGSYKSSVFWYQNRLPSADDNPATEPPLSLPEQESWRVPSLPPASEAFPLSNSSASATSMNVVPLRERPQSPPSGPDAGLIEPPPSPPNNSPGRLIPEAESHSLDSRIEMLLSKTQSSCLPLHGERGLDAEVHSQDSPVSPFSPVSMYSPESDHTPARSGSPVNCTHPTTSDGLEDVSPTSLPEWEGDESLPGMPSLTWTSQPPWPPGTLSLTQRERIYPYPLNTLHTVHMDKVNGLPGCGSVPVSFTGQPWPLPPFMPTFNPSVPPPGYLPLQEDPHKATVEKVLAVITEELKSIVKRDINRKMVEGVAFRAFDEWWDGQEQKAKIAVSLVNAREGRVEVRAKPRDSLRQNIGPRGATNLPSFKVKKKESDESTASEDPKRKCPYTPVNDAHESAELESNITNHTLDRSPKTGTIPAVRRRHARPLELDSEGEEESREKEGEPTRDKEEDTVEADKVPQRQQRDENDDSEQKEEEVDEDEDDDEDDDEDVLLNKSTSINLLHILKCTLLFSHLPEVARVSLSEVESYSSEDSEYLSESDSSDSSFEESEDFSDYDSSSDQETEEEEETDGDADEVNREVECVVLSSDEEEMDLEPPATPSAPLTPGTELDLLDGSEPVLRDQPWEEKHSVCLTRDVFGRTSCTSRPDPGMELLSSEHHHDLQAPSPIGLPGRSVVEPDFAVEIDSPEWSVESPDNVENLRPLTPTGSLGDSDSDLLFKSKPTPPAVEEVELPHTPGRGAEALLESEEDSMDHLLSFSRTDSEPLSQSRPTHPPALASYPTYEDMPKTPGTDERGLWNPLTPWRVPVTPGRDSGLTEGGPGFSPTPCNPFPLPSLCTGLYIRTPQTPGRDFIPTKRTHRNTTVMLASSQRTNGAPLSRDEMLTDSPVLASSPSSLSESSAETSGHGYVWLNPNPGSQRKLPLQGLENWSGLADVENQREMEECSWRRVQPRMRRKMRRKMRRWQRMRSVQRAMPSVFSASPCRRSRSEEMTVLHSVWKEGLDEEDSKLLQVTYDRLLQQDNGFSWLSDTLWVPHPHILYYRAKRKELNDWMWDHVTGSARSEGFYKISKNDKIKYLNSTCLNTDQPSADTQGVGLSGQPHPSLRSGSEFRSEQRRLLSSFSCDSDLLRFNQLKFRKKRIRFCRSHIHDWGLFALEPIAADEMVIEYVGQCIRQVIADMREKRYEDEGIGSSYLFRVDQDTIIDATKYGNLARFINHSCNPNCYAKIITVKSQKKIVIYSRQSISVNEEITYDYKFPIEDEKIPCLCGAENCQGSLN